The following proteins come from a genomic window of Sphaerisporangium rubeum:
- a CDS encoding glycine zipper family protein, whose translation MTSNNMPSGAEGLGISGNLGVWLAFGSLFGTVFGTTVGIFFDNIALGAALGLALGLALGLTVGSVFIARRNDAGQS comes from the coding sequence ATGACGAGCAACAACATGCCCTCGGGCGCCGAAGGTCTCGGGATCTCGGGAAATCTCGGGGTCTGGCTCGCATTTGGCTCTCTCTTCGGCACCGTCTTCGGCACCACGGTCGGGATTTTTTTCGACAACATCGCTCTCGGTGCCGCCTTGGGTTTGGCCTTAGGTTTGGCCCTGGGTTTGACCGTCGGCTCCGTCTTCATCGCGCGAAGGAATGACGCCGGCCAATCCTGA